One region of Candidatus Saccharimonadales bacterium genomic DNA includes:
- a CDS encoding helix-turn-helix transcriptional regulator: MALSSEKTALHRFGANVARIRTSKSLTQEQLAEKTDLDRMTIAFVENGRRWPRLSTIQAIANALNVNIRDLFANL, encoded by the coding sequence ATGGCTCTCAGTAGTGAGAAAACGGCTTTACATCGGTTTGGGGCGAATGTTGCTCGTATACGAACTAGTAAGTCGTTAACTCAAGAACAACTGGCTGAGAAGACTGACTTAGATCGTATGACTATTGCCTTCGTAGAGAATGGTAGACGTTGGCCACGTCTCTCAACCATTCAAGCCATAGCCAATGCTTTAAACGTCAACATACGCGACTTGTTTGCCAATCTTTGA